A region from the Raphanus sativus cultivar WK10039 unplaced genomic scaffold, ASM80110v3 Scaffold1528, whole genome shotgun sequence genome encodes:
- the LOC108835064 gene encoding uncharacterized protein LOC108835064: MSVVYLAKSMVKLVCLATFLQVSETEVFDPYQEALKAMIGFIDVAGLYFSLAQLTHRNISENHKFQAVDLGWAFPDSVLHRLVPLWVGARGLEFTWDYVLQGLEANANLVFTISLAALGSLMWLRKNKPKTLIPIIYTCEVIIATMPSITSYLRRVVGWHSGLS; the protein is encoded by the coding sequence ATGTCAGTTGTTTACCTCGCTAAATCAATGGTTAAGCTTGTTTGCTTGGCAACTTTTCTGCAAGTCTCTGAAACTGAAGTATTTGATCCTTACCAGGAAGCACTGAAAGCAATGATTGGCTTCATTGACGTCGCTGGTCTGTACTTTTCTCTGGCTCAGCTGACACACAGGAACATCTCCGAAAACCATAAGTTTCAAGCTGTTGACCTTGGATGGGCATTTCCGGATTCTGTTTTGCATAGGTTGGTTCCTCTTTGGGTTGGTGCTCGAGGACTTGAGTTCACTTGGGATTATGTTTTACAAGGGCTTGAAGCCAATGCAAATCTGGTGTTCACGATATCTTTAGCTGCGCTAGGATCGTTGATGTGGCTACGTAAGAACAAGCCAAAGACTCTGATCCCCATCATATACACGTGTGAAGTGATCATCGCGACAATGCCTTCAATCACAAGCTATCTTAGGAGAGTCGTGGGATGGCATTCGGGTTTGAGTTGA